One window of Paenibacillus albicereus genomic DNA carries:
- a CDS encoding thiamine-binding protein, with protein sequence MANALVSIQILPTTPGGQSVLPYVDRAIDIIKEAGVPYRVAPLETTMEGDLQELLAVVARMSEAMADLGCPSVISQVKIYYNPENGASMDRLLENYPDGQ encoded by the coding sequence ATGGCCAATGCGCTGGTTAGCATCCAGATTTTGCCGACGACGCCGGGAGGACAGAGCGTCCTGCCTTACGTCGATCGTGCGATCGACATCATCAAGGAGGCCGGCGTGCCGTACCGCGTCGCCCCGCTGGAGACGACGATGGAGGGCGACCTGCAGGAGCTGCTCGCGGTCGTCGCCCGCATGAGCGAGGCGATGGCCGACCTCGGCTGCCCGTCGGTCATCTCCCAGGTCAAGATCTACTACAATCCGGAGAACGGGGCCTCGATGGACCGTCTGCTTGAAAACTACCCGGATGGCCAGTAG
- a CDS encoding ABC transporter substrate-binding protein yields MGNRNRWTSGVLAAALAIGLAGCGGTAEENGGAAATDAPLQKVKVVLDWTPNTNHTGLYVARDKGYFKEHGLDVEIVQPPEGTAADTLVAKGEAQFGVGYQENLTLARTQELPLVSVAAVIQHNTSGFASPADKGIKEPKDFEGKTYGGWGAPVEQEVLASLMQEQQAEVGKVRIVNMGNADFFTAVKRDIDFAWIFYGWTGVEAELRGEQLNMVYLTDYSDKLDYYTPLLQTSEKLIAEQPELVRAFVAGASEGYEEAIRDPEGAADVLIAAVPDLNPELVRASQKWLSPKYQDDAARWGEQKAEVWNGYADWMVEHGLMDAKPDLAKAFTNEFLPEGK; encoded by the coding sequence ATGGGGAACAGGAACAGATGGACAAGCGGCGTGCTGGCGGCGGCGCTGGCGATCGGGCTGGCCGGCTGCGGCGGCACGGCCGAGGAGAACGGCGGAGCGGCGGCGACGGACGCGCCGCTGCAAAAGGTGAAGGTCGTGCTCGACTGGACGCCGAACACGAATCATACGGGACTGTATGTGGCGCGCGACAAGGGCTATTTCAAGGAGCATGGCCTGGACGTCGAGATCGTGCAGCCGCCGGAGGGGACGGCCGCCGACACGCTCGTCGCCAAGGGAGAGGCGCAGTTCGGCGTCGGCTACCAGGAGAACTTGACGCTGGCGCGCACGCAGGAGCTGCCGCTCGTCTCGGTCGCGGCGGTCATCCAGCACAATACGTCGGGGTTCGCCTCGCCGGCGGACAAAGGAATCAAGGAGCCGAAGGACTTCGAAGGCAAGACGTACGGCGGCTGGGGAGCGCCGGTCGAGCAGGAGGTGCTCGCCTCGCTCATGCAGGAGCAGCAGGCGGAAGTCGGGAAGGTCAGGATCGTCAACATGGGCAACGCCGACTTCTTCACCGCCGTCAAGCGCGACATCGACTTCGCCTGGATTTTCTACGGGTGGACGGGCGTCGAGGCGGAGCTTCGCGGCGAGCAGCTGAACATGGTGTATCTGACCGACTACAGCGACAAGCTCGACTACTATACGCCGCTGTTGCAGACGAGCGAGAAGCTGATCGCCGAGCAGCCGGAGCTGGTGCGCGCGTTCGTCGCCGGCGCTTCGGAAGGCTACGAGGAGGCGATCCGCGATCCCGAGGGAGCGGCGGATGTGCTGATCGCGGCCGTGCCCGACCTGAATCCGGAGCTCGTGCGCGCCAGCCAGAAGTGGCTGAGTCCCAAGTACCAGGACGACGCGGCCCGCTGGGGCGAGCAGAAGGCCGAGGTATGGAACGGGTACGCCGACTGGATGGTCGAGCACGGCCTGATGGACGCCAAGCCGGATCTGGCGAAGGCGTTCACGAACGAGTTCCTGCCTGAAGGCAAGTGA
- a CDS encoding GerAB/ArcD/ProY family transporter: MDNRGVSAGQIAIFLILFCIGSTPMFELGIEAGQDSWIALSAAAAAGLGVLWVYRTLQNRAPEEDLAGLFKLHFGKALGTLLGIAFALLIAYESMRNVRDFGELTAMTLLPETPLWCTMLLIVGIGFYTVTKGVDTFFRIAQVLLPVLAGSYMLLLVLLLASGRIDPDRLRPVLEHGPMPVLQAAFPNLIAFPFSQTIVLLVFWKYAAANKQTGAASYAAYGLVAIFLIAVNAVIMMVLGPAMASIKALPTLEAVELIRLANFIERLDILVTLLLYIGLYVKISALYLASALLLRSACRLPLPAGAIGLGALIYGTSFLEPTNTFHLWLGLELGLKLTPFYQLVLPGIMLLTGVGWVKRKAERQRKKKAGEGQGGAEPAPRAQPSA; the protein is encoded by the coding sequence ATGGACAACCGCGGGGTAAGCGCCGGACAGATCGCGATTTTCCTGATCCTGTTCTGCATCGGCAGCACGCCGATGTTCGAGCTCGGCATCGAGGCGGGCCAGGATTCCTGGATAGCCCTGAGCGCGGCGGCAGCGGCGGGATTGGGCGTGCTTTGGGTGTACCGGACGCTGCAGAACCGGGCGCCCGAGGAGGATCTGGCCGGCTTGTTCAAGCTTCATTTCGGCAAGGCGTTGGGCACGCTGCTCGGCATCGCATTCGCGCTGCTGATCGCCTACGAGTCGATGCGCAACGTCCGCGATTTCGGCGAGCTGACGGCGATGACGCTGCTCCCGGAGACGCCGCTCTGGTGCACGATGCTGCTCATCGTCGGGATCGGCTTCTATACGGTCACCAAAGGGGTCGATACGTTCTTTCGGATCGCGCAAGTGCTGCTGCCGGTGCTCGCCGGAAGCTACATGCTGCTGCTCGTGCTGCTGCTGGCCTCGGGCCGGATCGATCCGGACCGGCTAAGGCCGGTGCTGGAGCATGGACCGATGCCGGTGCTGCAGGCGGCGTTTCCGAACCTGATCGCCTTTCCGTTCAGCCAGACGATCGTGCTGCTCGTCTTCTGGAAATACGCGGCGGCCAACAAGCAGACCGGGGCGGCCAGTTATGCCGCATACGGGCTCGTCGCCATCTTCCTGATCGCGGTCAATGCCGTCATCATGATGGTGCTCGGCCCGGCCATGGCGTCGATCAAGGCGTTGCCGACGCTGGAGGCGGTCGAGCTGATTCGGCTGGCGAACTTCATCGAACGGCTGGACATCCTGGTGACGCTGCTGCTCTACATCGGGCTCTACGTCAAAATATCCGCGCTGTATCTGGCCTCCGCGCTGCTGCTGCGCTCGGCCTGCCGCTTGCCGCTGCCTGCCGGCGCGATCGGGCTCGGCGCCCTCATCTACGGGACCTCTTTTCTTGAACCGACGAATACGTTCCATCTATGGCTCGGCCTGGAGCTCGGACTCAAGCTGACGCCGTTCTATCAGCTCGTGCTGCCGGGGATCATGCTGCTGACTGGCGTCGGCTGGGTGAAGCGCAAGGCCGAGCGGCAGCGGAAAAAGAAAGCCGGAGAAGGGCAGGGCGGAGCGGAGCCTGCTCCCCGGGCGCAGCCGTCCGCATGA
- a CDS encoding Ger(x)C family spore germination protein, translating to MRARRRRRRESPRRRMTLRRLTLALLLTLLPIGAAGCWDRQELNELGIISATAVDVTESGRWRISYQLVIPSAISAQGAYVGLSSAPFNVFTTEGESFRGAVSRATQEMSRRLYFGHNQIVVVSEEAARKGISELIEAYMRNGDSRETVMMFVTEGNARKLLEQLLPMEKISGAGIVRLITQEGNHGGNFRQMTVFNVAQDLLGPVRVTGVPGIGLSGSDEPVDSVDAAKKTYTGAKIRLQRLGAFKEGRLVGWLSTHEARGLLWVRGQAKETTVSFSCPDEKLKRNSIRLRRTHARVRPYREGEGWRMRIEESAEGTLLEYNCEGSLDKPQDLERLEERIERELRNDMESGIRASQRLGADLAGFGQALRLSDPRGWKEVEKEWNEQVYPQVRSEFDLHVKIARTGRSNRSYVQAAEDARRKE from the coding sequence ATGAGGGCGCGGAGAAGGCGGCGCAGGGAATCGCCCCGCAGGCGGATGACGCTGCGCCGCCTGACGCTCGCGCTGCTGCTGACGCTCCTGCCGATCGGCGCGGCGGGCTGCTGGGACCGCCAGGAGCTCAACGAGCTCGGCATCATCTCGGCCACCGCGGTAGACGTGACGGAGAGCGGCCGCTGGCGGATCAGCTACCAGCTCGTCATTCCGAGCGCGATCTCGGCCCAAGGCGCATATGTCGGGCTGTCGTCCGCTCCGTTCAACGTGTTCACCACCGAGGGAGAAAGCTTTCGGGGAGCGGTGTCCCGCGCTACTCAGGAGATGTCGAGGCGGCTCTACTTCGGCCATAACCAGATCGTCGTCGTCAGCGAAGAGGCCGCGCGCAAAGGCATCTCGGAGCTGATCGAAGCCTACATGCGCAACGGCGATTCCCGCGAGACGGTCATGATGTTCGTGACCGAGGGCAATGCAAGAAAGCTGCTGGAGCAGCTGCTGCCGATGGAGAAGATATCCGGAGCCGGCATCGTGCGGCTCATCACGCAGGAGGGGAACCACGGCGGGAACTTCCGCCAGATGACGGTGTTCAATGTCGCTCAGGATCTGCTCGGCCCGGTGCGGGTGACGGGCGTGCCGGGCATCGGGCTGAGCGGCTCGGATGAGCCGGTGGACAGCGTCGATGCGGCCAAAAAGACGTACACCGGCGCCAAGATTAGATTGCAGCGGCTCGGTGCGTTCAAGGAGGGCCGGCTCGTCGGATGGCTCAGCACGCATGAGGCGAGGGGGCTGCTGTGGGTGCGGGGCCAGGCCAAGGAGACGACCGTCTCGTTCTCTTGCCCGGACGAGAAGCTCAAGCGCAACAGCATCCGGCTGCGGAGGACGCATGCGCGGGTAAGGCCCTATCGAGAAGGCGAAGGCTGGCGGATGCGGATCGAAGAGAGCGCCGAGGGGACGCTGCTCGAGTACAATTGCGAGGGCTCCTTGGACAAGCCGCAGGACCTGGAAAGGCTGGAGGAGCGAATCGAGCGGGAGCTGCGGAACGACATGGAAAGCGGCATCCGCGCCTCGCAGCGGCTGGGAGCGGACCTGGCCGGCTTCGGCCAGGCGCTTCGGCTGAGCGATCCGCGCGGATGGAAGGAAGTGGAGAAGGAATGGAACGAGCAGGTGTACCCGCAGGTTCGGTCCGAGTTCGACCTGCACGTTAAGATCGCCCGCACGGGCCGAAGCAACCGGTCGTACGTACAGGCGGCGGAGGACGCGCGCCGGAAGGAGTGA
- a CDS encoding spore germination protein — protein MASEDGNGAAAEAGVRSASSGVDREGSGKSAGMPTDARGGAGDGRSGDEPGAGGEGAGRAGKDRSRDGFAKGASSPGRRKSATPLSTSLAANAQAIRRQFGDSADLRLRMTGSPALPDVRLAVLYVQGIVDESVISETILGKLQSAAPPEEGSRPERIGLAAAAERLRSGTITSGLTQSVPTLEQALDALLLGCCLVLIDGIGTALAADADGGERRPVSEPISQTVIRGPQQGFAESLSTNLGLLRRIIRSERLTVESTRIGRQTCTEVALVYLQDAVRPELVAEARRRLAAIDVDGIVDSGYIEEFIQDKTFTFFPTLLSTERPDQAAAYLLEGHVAVLSDGSPFALLAPVTMVRFFQSPEDYYQRWDIASFLRVLRFSAFLISLHLPALYIAITTFHQEMMPTNLLISLSAQREGAPFPALMEALLMELTFEVLREAGVRMPRAIGPAISIVGALVIGTATVQAGLVSAAMVIIVAFTAISSFVAPQVNIASAARLMRFLFMLSAGVLGFVGIISLDLILIIHLAGLYSFGVPYLSPMAPWVKGSWRDTILRMPRWTMTLRPLLARKGNRKRQSGVKPGGGGP, from the coding sequence ATGGCGAGCGAGGACGGGAACGGAGCAGCGGCTGAAGCCGGCGTCAGGTCCGCCAGCAGCGGCGTCGATCGGGAGGGCAGCGGCAAAAGCGCCGGCATGCCGACCGATGCGCGCGGCGGTGCGGGCGACGGACGAAGCGGCGACGAGCCGGGCGCCGGCGGCGAAGGCGCCGGCCGCGCCGGGAAAGACAGGAGCCGGGACGGCTTTGCCAAAGGCGCGTCCTCGCCCGGCCGGCGCAAGAGCGCGACGCCGCTCAGCACGTCGCTGGCGGCGAACGCGCAGGCGATCCGCCGGCAGTTCGGGGACTCGGCCGATCTGCGCCTGCGCATGACGGGCTCCCCGGCTCTGCCGGACGTCCGGCTCGCCGTACTCTATGTGCAGGGCATCGTAGACGAGAGCGTCATCAGCGAGACGATCCTGGGCAAGCTGCAGAGCGCTGCCCCGCCGGAGGAAGGGAGCCGGCCGGAGCGGATCGGGCTGGCCGCGGCGGCGGAGCGCCTGCGCTCGGGAACGATTACGTCCGGCTTGACCCAATCGGTCCCGACGCTGGAGCAGGCGCTGGATGCGCTGCTGCTCGGCTGCTGCCTCGTCCTGATCGACGGCATCGGCACGGCGCTGGCCGCGGACGCGGACGGCGGAGAGCGGCGTCCCGTATCGGAGCCGATCTCCCAGACCGTCATCCGCGGCCCGCAGCAAGGATTCGCCGAGTCGCTCAGCACGAACCTCGGGCTGCTGCGCCGCATCATCCGCTCGGAGCGGCTGACCGTGGAGTCGACGCGCATCGGCAGGCAGACCTGCACGGAGGTCGCGCTGGTCTACCTTCAAGACGCGGTCCGCCCGGAGCTGGTCGCCGAGGCGCGCCGCAGGCTGGCGGCGATCGACGTCGACGGCATCGTCGACAGCGGCTATATCGAGGAATTTATCCAGGACAAGACGTTCACGTTCTTCCCTACGCTGCTCAGTACGGAGCGGCCGGACCAGGCGGCCGCCTATCTGCTGGAGGGCCATGTGGCGGTCCTATCCGACGGCAGCCCGTTCGCGCTGCTCGCTCCGGTCACGATGGTGCGCTTCTTCCAGTCGCCGGAGGACTACTACCAGCGCTGGGACATCGCGAGCTTCCTGCGCGTCCTCCGCTTCAGCGCCTTCCTGATCTCGCTGCATCTGCCCGCCCTGTACATCGCCATCACGACGTTCCATCAAGAGATGATGCCGACCAATCTGCTCATCAGCCTGTCGGCGCAGCGGGAGGGGGCGCCGTTCCCTGCGCTGATGGAGGCGCTGCTCATGGAGCTGACGTTCGAGGTGCTGCGGGAGGCGGGCGTGCGCATGCCTCGGGCGATCGGGCCGGCGATCTCGATCGTCGGCGCGCTCGTCATCGGCACGGCGACCGTGCAGGCGGGCCTCGTCTCGGCGGCCATGGTCATCATCGTGGCGTTCACGGCGATCTCGAGCTTCGTCGCTCCGCAGGTGAACATCGCCAGTGCCGCCCGCCTCATGCGGTTCCTGTTCATGCTGAGCGCCGGCGTGCTCGGGTTCGTCGGCATCATTTCGCTCGACCTCATCCTCATCATCCATCTGGCGGGGCTGTATTCCTTCGGCGTCCCTTATCTGTCGCCGATGGCGCCGTGGGTCAAGGGCAGCTGGCGCGATACGATCCTGCGCATGCCGCGCTGGACGATGACGCTGCGCCCGCTGCTGGCCCGCAAAGGAAACCGCAAGCGGCAGTCGGGCGTGAAGCCGGGGGGCGGAGGACCATGA
- a CDS encoding response regulator transcription factor: MPSYLSEPARRILIVDDELPMQDLLQVYLHSEGFQTRTASNGLEALEKIKEDEFDLILLDLMLPGMDGFDICKAVREISTVPIIMLTAREGTVDKVVGLKMGADDYITKPFEAREMLARMEAIFRRQHFQEKQRRRSDRQEAGVTLFFKGLQLNLRTHQAYLDDQELLFTPKEFAILKLFLSNKGRIFHREDILGMLWGDRQINDDRTVDTHIKNIREKLTKGGLKGSDVIKTIWGTGYICHDTKQAE; the protein is encoded by the coding sequence ATGCCCTCGTATCTCTCTGAACCGGCTCGCCGTATTTTGATCGTCGATGACGAGCTGCCCATGCAAGACTTGCTTCAAGTCTATCTTCATTCCGAGGGATTTCAGACCCGGACGGCTTCCAATGGGTTGGAGGCCTTGGAAAAAATAAAAGAAGATGAATTCGACTTGATTTTGCTGGATCTCATGCTTCCCGGCATGGACGGGTTTGACATTTGCAAAGCCGTCCGAGAAATTTCCACCGTCCCTATCATCATGCTGACGGCGAGAGAAGGCACCGTCGATAAAGTCGTAGGCTTGAAAATGGGAGCCGATGACTATATCACCAAGCCATTCGAAGCAAGAGAGATGCTTGCCCGAATGGAAGCGATTTTTCGAAGACAGCACTTCCAAGAGAAGCAACGGAGACGCTCCGACCGTCAGGAAGCCGGCGTCACGCTTTTTTTCAAAGGCTTGCAGCTGAACTTGCGCACTCATCAGGCTTATCTGGACGATCAGGAGCTGCTGTTCACGCCTAAAGAATTTGCCATTTTAAAATTGTTCTTGTCCAACAAAGGCCGCATCTTTCACCGGGAGGACATATTGGGAATGTTATGGGGCGATCGGCAGATCAACGACGATCGGACCGTCGATACCCATATCAAGAACATCAGGGAGAAGCTGACCAAAGGCGGCCTGAAAGGCAGCGATGTCATCAAAACCATTTGGGGGACGGGATATATCTGTCATGATACGAAACAGGCTGAATAG
- a CDS encoding sensor histidine kinase — MIRNRLNSISVKLGAVWILLFMVLLMCIGSLLYMFFIRFYTENALSEQVQRNESYAAVLNDHFDQTTMAHVLLTESRTDNLLIVVDQFNTIKGASKAVESLPDDYRSDIIYHGQNKDRHGPVINSDWKNEPYFVTEAFVEDDGKTIGRIILLYPTEPIQSAIKTLRETFVGIAILAVVCSAVLIFLISGKIVQPLLRMIRITKQISEGRHDWDLGIRGSDEIAQLANAIRRMSANLQQYKEQRRQFLADISHELRTPLTYMKGYSEVLHLGLVQEKQDRDRYLQLLYHQSVQMQRLVEDLFELAHLEQDSFKLTLKRVSLDKIIHHALELMAGPLDQKNIALSYSPSPTPLYVEGDDRRLHQVIVNLLDNALKYTPSGGEIAVSTSQDGHLAIVQITDTGVGIPHEELPRIWERLYRVDKSRSRATGGTGLGLAICHEIIQLHHGSIAVESEEDKGSQFRVGIPLSR; from the coding sequence ATGATACGAAACAGGCTGAATAGCATCTCGGTCAAGCTCGGCGCGGTTTGGATCCTTTTGTTCATGGTGCTGCTGATGTGCATCGGGTCGCTTCTGTACATGTTCTTTATTCGCTTTTATACCGAAAATGCTCTGAGCGAGCAAGTTCAGCGCAATGAGAGCTATGCCGCCGTCCTCAACGATCATTTCGATCAAACGACGATGGCCCATGTTCTTTTAACCGAAAGCCGTACCGACAATCTTTTGATCGTCGTGGATCAGTTCAACACGATCAAAGGCGCTTCGAAAGCGGTAGAGAGCCTGCCCGACGACTATCGGTCCGACATCATTTATCATGGACAGAACAAGGATCGGCATGGGCCCGTCATCAACTCGGACTGGAAGAACGAACCTTATTTCGTGACGGAAGCTTTCGTGGAAGACGACGGGAAGACGATCGGCCGCATCATCCTGCTGTATCCGACCGAGCCGATTCAAAGCGCCATCAAAACGCTGCGAGAAACGTTCGTCGGCATCGCCATCCTGGCGGTTGTTTGCTCCGCCGTTCTTATTTTTTTGATTTCCGGAAAAATCGTTCAGCCTCTTTTGCGGATGATTCGGATTACGAAGCAGATTTCGGAAGGGAGGCATGACTGGGACCTGGGCATCCGCGGCTCGGATGAAATTGCCCAGCTCGCCAATGCCATCCGCCGAATGTCGGCTAATCTGCAGCAGTACAAAGAGCAGCGAAGACAATTCCTGGCTGATATATCCCATGAATTGCGCACGCCGCTTACCTACATGAAAGGCTACTCCGAAGTGCTCCATCTCGGATTGGTGCAAGAAAAGCAGGATCGCGACAGGTATCTGCAGCTTCTTTATCATCAAAGCGTCCAGATGCAGCGGCTGGTCGAGGACTTGTTCGAGCTGGCGCACCTGGAGCAAGATTCGTTTAAGCTGACCTTGAAGCGGGTGTCCCTGGACAAGATCATCCATCACGCCCTGGAGCTGATGGCCGGCCCGTTGGATCAAAAGAACATCGCCCTGTCGTATTCGCCCTCTCCTACGCCGCTTTACGTCGAAGGCGACGACCGCAGGCTGCATCAGGTCATCGTGAACCTGCTTGACAACGCCTTGAAATATACTCCCTCGGGAGGAGAGATCGCGGTGTCGACGTCTCAGGACGGCCATCTGGCGATCGTCCAGATCACCGATACAGGCGTGGGAATTCCTCACGAGGAGCTTCCTCGCATTTGGGAACGGCTGTACCGGGTCGACAAGTCGCGCTCGCGGGCAACCGGCGGAACCGGCCTCGGGCTCGCGATTTGCCATGAGATCATCCAGCTGCATCACGGGAGCATCGCCGTGGAGAGCGAGGAGGACAAGGGATCCCAATTCCGAGTGGGAATCCCTCTGAGCCGCTAG
- a CDS encoding C39 family peptidase codes for MNLLMSVVACGLIAIIWLDDRNSAPIGGKPLSSPEPLPAPSLTDQKRMEEPGKEAGPFTVLQNGRVIHSYSTFAEAFRLAESLENASITHRYKERTVWKSGQVYAEAALIDAPLLQQMPELARGCEVTSLAMMLQHAGIDADKMQLAREIQKDPTPYSRKNGVVHFGHPNTGFVGDMYSFSNPGYGVYHKPISKLAEAYLPGRVIDLTGSDLESALYSLQQGKPVWVIINSRFSALPESMFQTWQTPSGPIRITYREHSVLLTGFDDRFVYFNDPLAEQSPRKAQRASFQEAWEQMGRQAITYS; via the coding sequence TTGAACCTTCTGATGTCGGTCGTGGCCTGCGGCTTGATCGCCATCATTTGGCTCGACGACAGGAATTCAGCCCCGATTGGCGGCAAGCCTTTGTCCAGTCCCGAACCCTTGCCGGCACCTTCCCTTACGGATCAAAAACGAATGGAAGAGCCCGGCAAGGAGGCCGGACCCTTCACGGTGCTTCAGAACGGACGGGTCATACATTCCTATTCCACTTTTGCCGAAGCGTTCCGATTGGCCGAATCGTTGGAAAATGCGAGCATAACCCATCGGTATAAAGAACGAACGGTATGGAAGTCCGGCCAGGTCTATGCCGAAGCGGCCTTGATCGATGCCCCTCTTCTCCAACAAATGCCTGAGCTGGCGCGAGGATGCGAAGTGACCAGTCTTGCCATGATGCTCCAGCATGCCGGTATCGACGCGGATAAAATGCAGCTTGCACGGGAAATTCAAAAAGATCCGACGCCCTACTCCCGAAAAAATGGCGTGGTCCATTTTGGTCATCCCAATACCGGTTTTGTGGGAGACATGTACAGCTTTTCCAACCCTGGCTACGGCGTCTACCACAAGCCTATAAGTAAGCTGGCGGAAGCCTATTTGCCTGGCCGAGTCATCGATTTGACGGGGAGCGATCTGGAGAGCGCGCTGTACTCTCTCCAGCAAGGAAAGCCGGTGTGGGTCATCATCAACAGCCGGTTCAGCGCCTTGCCGGAATCGATGTTCCAAACGTGGCAAACTCCCTCGGGACCGATCCGTATTACGTATCGAGAGCATTCGGTCCTCTTGACGGGCTTCGATGACCGCTTCGTCTACTTCAACGATCCGTTGGCCGAGCAAAGCCCGCGCAAGGCGCAGCGGGCTTCTTTCCAAGAGGCCTGGGAACAGATGGGGAGGCAAGCGATCACGTATAGTTGA
- the asnB gene encoding asparagine synthase (glutamine-hydrolyzing) has protein sequence MCGIVAVYNRYGIPVHSEQILGMTDVVAHRGPDDAGQVVDGHVGLGFRRLSIVDVEHGAQPLGSAENGVWLVFNGEIYNYKELRAWLQEKGHAFHTESDSEVILRLYEETGEQCVTYLRGMFGFVIWDKNRDVLLAARDPFGIKPVYYAETATGYMISSEIKSLLASSMIDREVDGQSFYHYLTFQYVPEPATMFKGIHKLGAGHMLTIKNGTLKIDPYYNPTFNIDESRPFSDLVEEARSVLLDSVSKHRNSDVPRGAFLSGGVDSSSLVGMLQKMEPTRTFSVGFDEPGYSELELSAKTAAYLGTEHHEISIDAQAYLDELPNMIWHMDEPIADPSAAGIYFVSRLASQSVKVVFSGEGADEFFGGYNIYREPMSLQWMTSLPPGMRKLAGRLSERMPDGMKGKGYLARGSQSLQERYYGNAKIFLDQEKTIVLPKNLSHEYGSAREVTGPIYAKAAGYDDVTTMQYIDIHTWLRGNILMKADKMSMAHSLELRVPFVDTKVFEFASKIPTKYKISKSSTKLLLREAMKDFVPPDVQSRRKLGFPVPIRVWLRREWYGWAKELLETSRVPWINREHALRMLEDHREGKYDASRKLWTLLVFILWHQMYITRSNLF, from the coding sequence ATGTGCGGAATCGTAGCTGTTTATAACCGATATGGAATACCGGTTCACTCGGAGCAAATCCTCGGCATGACCGATGTCGTCGCGCACCGTGGACCGGATGACGCGGGACAGGTTGTCGATGGGCATGTAGGACTTGGCTTTCGTCGATTGAGCATTGTGGATGTGGAGCATGGCGCTCAGCCCCTAGGCAGCGCGGAGAACGGAGTCTGGCTCGTTTTCAACGGGGAAATCTACAATTACAAGGAACTGCGCGCATGGCTGCAGGAAAAGGGCCATGCCTTCCATACGGAATCCGATTCCGAAGTTATTTTAAGGCTTTATGAAGAAACCGGGGAGCAATGCGTCACTTATCTCCGCGGGATGTTCGGCTTTGTCATCTGGGATAAAAATCGAGATGTTTTGCTTGCGGCGCGCGATCCTTTCGGAATCAAGCCCGTTTATTATGCCGAAACGGCTACCGGGTACATGATCTCATCGGAGATCAAATCGCTCCTGGCCTCTTCCATGATCGATCGGGAAGTCGACGGGCAATCCTTTTATCACTACTTGACGTTCCAGTACGTGCCCGAGCCCGCAACGATGTTCAAGGGCATCCATAAGCTAGGCGCGGGCCATATGCTGACGATCAAAAACGGGACGTTGAAGATCGACCCTTATTACAATCCGACGTTCAACATCGACGAGTCGCGTCCCTTCTCGGATCTGGTCGAGGAGGCGAGGAGCGTTCTGCTCGACTCGGTCAGCAAGCATAGGAACAGCGATGTGCCCAGAGGCGCGTTTCTGTCTGGAGGCGTAGACTCCAGCAGCTTGGTGGGGATGCTGCAGAAGATGGAGCCTACCCGAACGTTCTCCGTCGGCTTTGATGAGCCGGGGTACAGCGAATTGGAGCTATCGGCCAAAACCGCCGCCTATCTCGGGACCGAGCATCATGAAATTTCAATCGATGCGCAAGCCTATCTGGACGAGCTTCCGAACATGATCTGGCATATGGACGAACCGATCGCCGACCCATCGGCCGCAGGCATTTATTTCGTATCGCGACTGGCGAGCCAATCGGTTAAAGTCGTCTTCTCTGGAGAAGGGGCGGACGAGTTTTTCGGCGGGTACAACATTTATCGCGAGCCGATGTCGCTGCAATGGATGACCTCGTTGCCGCCAGGCATGCGAAAGCTGGCCGGCCGCCTATCGGAGCGGATGCCGGATGGAATGAAAGGAAAGGGATATCTGGCGCGCGGAAGCCAGTCCCTGCAAGAACGCTATTATGGCAATGCAAAGATTTTTTTGGACCAGGAGAAGACGATCGTACTGCCGAAAAACCTCTCGCACGAGTATGGTTCGGCTCGCGAAGTAACGGGGCCTATTTATGCGAAGGCGGCCGGTTACGACGATGTGACGACCATGCAATACATCGACATCCACACCTGGCTGCGCGGCAATATTTTAATGAAAGCAGATAAGATGTCGATGGCCCATTCTCTTGAGCTGCGCGTTCCTTTTGTCGATACGAAGGTTTTTGAGTTCGCTTCAAAAATCCCGACGAAGTACAAGATTTCCAAGTCGTCGACGAAGCTGCTCTTGCGCGAAGCGATGAAGGATTTTGTCCCGCCTGACGTACAGTCCCGCAGAAAGCTCGGGTTCCCCGTGCCCATACGGGTCTGGCTGAGACGCGAATGGTACGGCTGGGCCAAGGAGCTGCTTGAGACGTCCCGCGTGCCTTGGATCAATCGCGAGCATGCTTTGCGCATGCTGGAGGACCATCGGGAAGGCAAGTACGACGCAAGCCGCAAATTATGGACGCTGCTTGTCTTCATCCTATGGCATCAGATGTACATTACGCGGTCCAATCTTTTTTAG